In one Nitrospiraceae bacterium genomic region, the following are encoded:
- a CDS encoding methyltransferase domain-containing protein — translation MPADRNDDIDKALREHLAWWGLRHIESDAAYFAWQREVFTPEDLAALHHSIEAKRAATDGSSAEVAFYDLTAQARFIPALYSQRYEYYLEVGSRIAAQLPGAQTILDAGCGIGLLTTFYAQRCPDATVVGIDRSSVSVTLARQRAQELGLSNVRFECLDLDQHELSGRYDLIVATHTLLQAEQDPGLPSRDWQDFTRALDAQAQLEFEQRTGVGLRLDRLRNVLAGNGRMILFEKTRQLARRIPFQRALAARGLALHLPPEPIRYRSIEEVTDDGPLYVTGLASPSSALPWNEAPEPDGAPPLHVQQLRSVRVEPEQPLYENHEASAQQAWLNLPAKQVVHQVTRKEADGRQLHVEWGRAGEFAYLYCANTFDQRQLVVVDQARAAMVETYYKEIVGEQSTSQQRMMK, via the coding sequence GTGCCTGCTGACCGGAATGACGACATCGACAAAGCGCTGCGTGAGCATCTCGCGTGGTGGGGACTCCGGCACATCGAATCCGATGCCGCGTATTTTGCCTGGCAACGGGAGGTGTTCACCCCCGAAGATCTGGCTGCCCTGCACCATTCCATCGAAGCGAAGCGAGCGGCGACCGACGGGTCTTCCGCTGAAGTCGCTTTCTACGATTTGACGGCGCAGGCCCGATTCATTCCCGCCCTCTACAGTCAACGCTACGAATATTATCTTGAGGTCGGCTCACGGATTGCCGCGCAACTTCCGGGCGCCCAGACCATCCTGGACGCCGGATGCGGTATCGGCCTGCTGACCACCTTCTATGCACAGCGCTGTCCCGATGCGACCGTGGTGGGCATCGATCGTTCGTCTGTCTCTGTCACCCTCGCGCGCCAGCGGGCGCAAGAATTGGGACTGAGCAATGTGCGCTTCGAATGTCTCGATCTCGATCAGCATGAGCTCAGCGGCCGCTATGATCTGATCGTCGCCACGCATACGCTGCTCCAGGCCGAACAGGATCCGGGCCTTCCCAGCCGTGACTGGCAGGATTTCACCCGGGCTTTGGATGCTCAGGCTCAGTTGGAGTTCGAGCAGCGGACCGGGGTGGGGCTCCGGTTGGATCGGCTGCGCAACGTGCTGGCCGGGAACGGTCGAATGATCCTCTTTGAGAAAACCAGACAACTCGCTCGGCGCATTCCCTTTCAGCGGGCGTTGGCGGCGCGTGGCCTCGCACTGCACCTCCCGCCTGAACCGATCCGGTATCGTTCCATCGAAGAAGTGACCGACGACGGTCCTCTGTACGTGACGGGTTTGGCTTCCCCGTCGAGCGCTCTGCCATGGAATGAAGCGCCCGAGCCGGACGGTGCCCCGCCACTTCATGTGCAACAGTTGCGGTCTGTTCGAGTAGAACCAGAACAACCGTTATACGAAAACCACGAGGCCTCCGCGCAGCAGGCCTGGCTGAATCTGCCCGCGAAACAGGTCGTGCATCAGGTGACCAGGAAAGAAGCCGATGGGCGGCAGCTGCATGTGGAGTGGGGACGGGCAGGCGAGTTTGCCTATCTCTATTGCGCCAACACGTTCGATCAACGTCAGCTTGTCGTGGTCGACCAGGCTCGGGCTGCTATGGTGGAAACGTACTACAAGGAAATCGTCGGCGAGCAGTCTACGAGCCAACAGAGGATGATGAAATGA
- a CDS encoding glutamate-5-semialdehyde dehydrogenase, whose translation MVEVPVKLYLDKVLKTAREAVRPTSLLSGPIRDKALRGMATALAEAEESILAANETDVDAVGKSMTGYENRERVRDAVARIRMTADDVKALVDRLHHIADLPDPLGEVLGRHEEPNGLQVSRVRVPIGVIGIVSELSPLETIDALALCLKSGNVCVFRGSPDWTHTQHVIATALTKAMHDAGIPKGACTIIDRQEKEAALELIKSGKALDAIIPRGGAGLRKVVQEQAKMPILCHDGGITHVYIDDDVEIPLAQNIVVNSKVQNPSAPNSVDTLLVHQGIARPLLSALILRLLDEFKIDIYGCPKTVSLMGQMLMTGHKAVKPAQETDWNKQFQGPSMAIKMVPGFDEALAHIAQHGPSHTCVIVTKSYESAMRFSKEVDAGSVLVNASSRLNAGDSLGFGADIGLSSARHHARGPIGLNQLTCEKYVVFGSGQLRHPHPVPLAYEDAIMLKRP comes from the coding sequence ATGGTTGAAGTTCCAGTTAAGCTCTACCTCGATAAAGTATTGAAGACGGCGCGTGAAGCGGTACGTCCCACGTCGCTTCTTTCCGGTCCCATACGAGATAAGGCGTTACGCGGTATGGCGACGGCTCTGGCAGAAGCGGAGGAGTCCATCCTGGCGGCGAACGAAACGGATGTGGACGCGGTTGGAAAGTCGATGACGGGATATGAAAACCGTGAACGTGTGCGGGACGCCGTGGCCCGGATCCGTATGACGGCCGATGACGTTAAGGCGCTCGTGGATCGATTGCATCACATTGCGGATCTCCCTGATCCGCTTGGAGAGGTGTTGGGGCGCCACGAAGAGCCGAACGGTCTTCAGGTAAGCCGGGTGCGGGTCCCCATTGGCGTGATCGGCATCGTGTCCGAGCTGTCACCGCTGGAAACAATCGATGCGCTGGCCCTCTGCCTGAAGTCGGGCAACGTTTGTGTCTTCCGCGGCTCACCGGACTGGACCCATACGCAGCACGTGATTGCGACCGCTCTGACGAAGGCCATGCATGACGCCGGTATCCCGAAGGGCGCCTGTACGATCATTGACCGGCAGGAGAAAGAGGCGGCCTTGGAACTGATCAAGTCCGGTAAGGCGTTGGATGCCATCATCCCGCGTGGCGGTGCAGGGCTGAGGAAGGTGGTGCAGGAGCAGGCCAAGATGCCGATCCTTTGCCATGACGGCGGAATTACGCACGTCTATATCGACGATGATGTGGAAATTCCCCTGGCGCAGAATATTGTCGTGAACTCCAAGGTGCAGAATCCCTCGGCGCCTAACTCAGTGGATACGCTGCTGGTTCATCAGGGGATTGCCCGCCCGCTCTTGTCGGCGTTGATCCTTCGGTTGCTGGATGAATTCAAAATCGATATTTACGGCTGCCCGAAGACCGTATCCTTGATGGGCCAAATGCTCATGACGGGGCATAAGGCGGTCAAACCGGCGCAGGAGACGGACTGGAACAAGCAATTTCAGGGGCCCAGCATGGCGATCAAGATGGTGCCGGGCTTCGACGAGGCGCTGGCGCATATTGCGCAGCATGGTCCCAGCCACACCTGCGTGATCGTGACCAAGTCCTATGAGTCCGCCATGCGGTTCAGCAAAGAAGTGGATGCGGGGTCGGTCCTGGTCAATGCCTCGTCCCGATTGAATGCCGGAGACAGTCTGGGATTCGGCGCGGATATCGGCTTGAGTTCGGCCCGCCATCACGCACGAGGGCCGATCGGGCTCAACCAACTGACCTGTGAAAAATATGTCGTGTTCGGCAGCGGGCAACTTCGGCATCCGCATCCTGTTCCGCTGGCCTATGAAGATGCCATTATGCTCAAGCGGCCGTAA